One Paenisporosarcina sp. FSL H8-0542 genomic region harbors:
- the hutH gene encoding histidine ammonia-lyase — MILLTGEKLNLEEMRSILFQNETINLDSNALTRVQKSREAVERIVREGKTVYGINTGFGKFSDVSIDEEDVHALQLHLIRSHACGIGEPFEERVSRAMVVLRLNALLKGFSGIRVDVLERLAYMVNHSIHPVIPSQGSLGASGDLAPLSHLALVLVGEGFVWHEGQQIPAHEVWGNKGIEPLVLEAKEGLALINGTQAMTAQGVVNWLEAETLAYQSEWIAAMTMEALHCITDAFHPAVHQARGYVEQVDVARRMLEWLQGSQLVTTQGEKRVQDAYSLRCIPQIHGASWQVLGYVKEKLEIEMNAATDNPLIFEDGEVIISGGNFHGQPIAFAMDFLKLAVAELANVSERRIERLVNPQLNEGLPPFLSPQPGLQSGAMILQYAAASLVSENKTLAHPASVDSIPSSANQEDHVSMGTIGARHAGNMIQNARRVLAIEAFCALQGSEYRGKDKMSPLLQDKWNEFRAFVPSMDEDRIFSTDIERISVHLKNETASSIYAKKEAVTVQ; from the coding sequence ATGATCTTATTAACTGGTGAGAAATTAAATTTAGAAGAAATGCGATCCATATTATTTCAGAATGAAACAATAAATCTTGATTCAAATGCATTAACACGTGTTCAAAAAAGCCGTGAAGCGGTTGAGAGAATCGTAAGAGAAGGCAAAACAGTTTATGGCATTAATACGGGCTTTGGTAAGTTCAGTGATGTCAGCATTGATGAGGAAGATGTACACGCACTACAACTCCATTTAATCCGTTCACATGCATGTGGAATTGGTGAACCATTTGAAGAACGAGTGTCCCGTGCAATGGTCGTCTTACGATTGAATGCATTATTGAAAGGTTTCTCGGGCATTCGAGTAGATGTATTAGAACGATTGGCTTACATGGTCAATCATTCGATTCATCCAGTCATTCCTTCACAAGGATCTCTAGGGGCATCCGGTGATTTAGCACCTTTGTCTCATCTGGCACTTGTATTGGTGGGGGAAGGGTTTGTCTGGCATGAGGGACAGCAAATTCCAGCTCATGAAGTATGGGGGAATAAAGGTATTGAACCATTAGTGCTGGAAGCAAAAGAAGGCTTGGCGCTAATCAATGGTACGCAAGCCATGACAGCTCAGGGCGTGGTGAACTGGTTGGAAGCGGAGACTCTCGCTTACCAAAGTGAATGGATTGCGGCGATGACGATGGAAGCGCTTCACTGTATCACAGATGCATTTCATCCAGCTGTCCATCAGGCACGTGGCTATGTCGAGCAAGTAGATGTGGCACGTAGAATGCTAGAGTGGTTGCAAGGCAGTCAACTTGTTACAACTCAAGGTGAAAAGCGTGTGCAGGATGCCTATTCGCTGCGTTGTATTCCACAAATTCACGGTGCCAGCTGGCAGGTGCTTGGTTATGTAAAAGAGAAGCTTGAAATCGAAATGAATGCAGCAACAGACAATCCATTGATTTTTGAGGATGGGGAAGTCATCATTTCAGGAGGTAATTTCCATGGTCAGCCGATTGCTTTTGCGATGGACTTTCTGAAATTGGCAGTTGCGGAGCTTGCGAATGTTTCGGAACGCCGAATCGAACGATTGGTCAATCCACAATTGAACGAAGGATTACCGCCTTTCCTAAGTCCACAACCAGGACTTCAATCAGGTGCCATGATTCTGCAATATGCGGCGGCAAGCTTAGTATCGGAAAATAAGACGCTGGCACATCCAGCCTCGGTTGATTCAATCCCATCTTCGGCTAATCAGGAAGATCATGTGAGCATGGGGACAATCGGCGCACGTCATGCTGGAAATATGATTCAAAATGCACGACGCGTGTTGGCAATCGAAGCTTTCTGTGCATTGCAAGGTTCGGAGTACAGAGGCAAAGATAAAATGTCTCCATTGTTACAGGATAAATGGAATGAATTCAGAGCATTCGTCCCATCGATGGATGAAGACCGGATTTTCAGCACAGATATCGAGCGAATCAGCGTACATTTAAAGAACGAAACTGCTTCCTCAATTTATGCGAAAAAAGAGGCTGTAACCGTCCAGTAA
- a CDS encoding FAD-dependent oxidoreductase — MDIHNGSPYWPTTFPLRKPFEVNERSECYDVVIVGGGMSGALTALALTDARLSVAILDKRQMATGSTMVNTGFIQYSNDIMLHELIDQIGERDAVRYYQMCLKAVKDLETISNRLPISSDFIVRPSICFASSDADVKKIKEEYETLRRHGFPCDYWTPDEMSENVSFTKPGAFVTYEDAEMNPYRLVNGILELIEEKGTHLFDFVEVTDSMTQEDCILIKTNAGTFNAKHIIYTTGYETTPVGKRIGAKINRSYAVVTKPIDQITQWYQRAFIWETARPYLYIRTTTDNRIIVGGLDEEIAHAPKSLELINEKAEKLLIRIQELFPHFQIELDYAYGATFGESKDNMPFIGQHPTKKNHYYLLGYGGNGTVYSMFGSQILRDLIIDGHHPDAHLVQLDRKYGVK; from the coding sequence ATGGATATACACAACGGTTCACCTTACTGGCCAACTACCTTCCCACTTAGAAAACCTTTTGAAGTTAACGAAAGGTCAGAATGCTATGATGTTGTCATTGTGGGTGGTGGCATGTCAGGGGCTTTGACTGCATTGGCTTTAACCGATGCCAGGCTAAGCGTAGCGATATTGGATAAACGACAAATGGCCACTGGCAGTACAATGGTAAATACCGGGTTCATTCAGTATTCGAATGATATTATGCTACATGAGTTAATCGATCAAATTGGTGAACGGGATGCTGTACGATATTATCAAATGTGTTTGAAAGCCGTTAAGGATTTAGAAACCATATCAAATCGTCTTCCTATTTCTTCTGATTTTATCGTACGACCAAGTATCTGTTTCGCAAGTTCAGATGCTGATGTCAAAAAAATAAAAGAAGAGTACGAAACATTGAGAAGGCATGGTTTTCCATGTGATTACTGGACCCCTGATGAAATGTCGGAAAATGTGTCTTTCACAAAACCTGGCGCATTTGTGACATATGAGGATGCCGAAATGAATCCGTATCGCTTAGTGAATGGAATATTAGAATTGATTGAAGAAAAAGGGACGCATTTATTCGATTTTGTTGAAGTGACAGATTCAATGACACAAGAGGATTGCATATTAATAAAGACAAATGCAGGTACTTTCAATGCTAAACATATAATTTATACAACGGGTTATGAAACTACTCCGGTTGGGAAAAGGATTGGTGCAAAAATCAATCGTTCATATGCAGTTGTAACAAAACCCATTGACCAGATTACACAATGGTATCAACGAGCGTTTATTTGGGAAACAGCTAGACCATATCTTTATATTCGAACAACAACAGATAACCGAATCATCGTTGGTGGTTTGGATGAAGAGATAGCTCATGCGCCGAAATCACTGGAACTGATTAATGAAAAAGCCGAAAAGTTGCTGATTCGAATACAAGAACTTTTCCCTCATTTTCAAATTGAACTGGATTATGCTTATGGCGCTACCTTCGGTGAATCGAAGGATAACATGCCATTTATCGGACAACATCCCACCAAGAAAAATCATTATTATTTACTCGGATATGGTGGGAATGGTACAGTCTATAGCATGTTTGGTTCACAAATATTGAGGGATTTAATAATTGATGGCCATCACCCCGATGCCCATTTAGTGCAACTGGATCGTAAATATGGTGTTAAATAA
- a CDS encoding Ger(x)C family spore germination protein codes for MKKIKLGFIFVVLFVSLVGCAEQKLLEQIGLTTLLGYDLREDDKLSVTAVVRQVNPEFQSNVEVISAENETIRGARTVINRKTSKKIVTGQMRVVLFGEEISKDGIAHNIDTLSKNSETSGGLYVAVVEGETKSLLEYQYQDIEDIGTHIFKLLEQNIKSEQIISSTIHEVAHDYYSPGRDVALPIIKRKEEIVEISGVALFNKDKMVGKLSAENSFYLKLARDFHKAAMFETKIPKESLPASQTQESQEDITVVIDTISTKKKLKLINPDTPEFDMHITVHGRLLEIEANMDMDNPKNVQKLEEEIEKSMSKNLAKILVYCQEVDSDVFGLGEFYRSSVRESNLTYEKWHEMYKDAKVNIKVDFTVLRSGIFE; via the coding sequence ATGAAAAAAATAAAACTTGGCTTCATATTCGTTGTTCTCTTTGTTTCGTTGGTTGGATGTGCGGAACAGAAATTGCTGGAACAGATTGGATTGACGACCTTACTTGGATATGATTTGAGAGAAGACGATAAATTGTCGGTAACAGCAGTCGTTCGTCAAGTGAATCCAGAATTCCAAAGTAATGTAGAAGTAATTTCGGCTGAGAATGAAACTATTCGTGGTGCCCGTACTGTTATTAATAGAAAAACATCGAAAAAAATCGTGACCGGTCAGATGCGAGTAGTCTTGTTTGGAGAAGAAATATCAAAAGACGGAATTGCTCATAATATTGATACTCTTTCGAAGAATTCTGAGACGAGCGGTGGCTTGTATGTGGCTGTTGTTGAAGGTGAAACAAAATCATTACTTGAATATCAATATCAGGATATCGAAGATATAGGAACCCATATCTTCAAGTTGCTAGAACAAAACATCAAGAGCGAACAAATAATTTCATCCACTATTCATGAAGTAGCACACGATTATTACTCTCCGGGTAGGGACGTTGCTTTACCCATAATTAAAAGAAAGGAGGAAATTGTGGAAATTTCAGGAGTTGCTTTATTCAACAAAGACAAAATGGTCGGGAAATTATCGGCTGAAAATAGTTTTTACCTTAAATTGGCTAGAGATTTTCATAAGGCTGCCATGTTTGAAACGAAGATTCCTAAAGAATCACTACCAGCTTCACAAACACAGGAATCTCAAGAAGATATTACAGTAGTGATTGATACTATCTCTACGAAGAAAAAATTGAAACTCATTAATCCAGACACACCGGAATTCGACATGCACATCACAGTTCATGGAAGATTATTAGAAATAGAAGCAAATATGGATATGGACAACCCCAAAAATGTGCAGAAATTGGAAGAAGAAATCGAGAAAAGTATGTCCAAGAACCTTGCAAAAATACTCGTTTATTGTCAGGAAGTGGACTCCGATGTTTTTGGTTTAGGTGAATTTTACCGAAGCTCGGTCAGAGAGTCCAATCTCACTTATGAAAAATGGCATGAGATGTATAAGGACGCGAAAGTAAATATTAAAGTTGACTTTACCGTTCTTAGAAGTGGGATTTTCGAATAA